The Sphaerisporangium siamense genome includes the window GGCGGCGGTGGCCCGGAGCCGGGCCACCCACTTGGCGGGCTCGTGGTAGAGGACGCGGGTGTCGTTGAGGCTGGTGATGGCGAGAATGGGAGGGTATGTCCGGTCGACGATGTTCTCATACGGCGTGTACGACTTCATGTACGCGTAGACGTTCGGATTGTGCAGCGGATCGCCCCACTCGTCCCACTCGATGACCGTGAGCGGCAGCGACGGATCGAGGATCGTGTTCAGCGCGTCCACGAACGGCACCTCGGCCACCACACCGGAGAACTCCTCGGGCGCCAGGTTCACCGCCGCCCCCATCAGCAGCCCCCCGGCCGAGCCGCCGCGCGCGACGATCTCGCTCGACCAGCCGGAACTCTTCAGATGCCGCGCCACCGCGACGAAGTCGCCGAACGAGTTCCTCTTGTTGGTGAGCCGGCCCTCCTCGTACCACCGGCGCCCCATCTCGCCCCCGCCCCTGACGTGGGCGACCGCGAACACCAGGCCGCGGTCCAGCAGGCTCAGCCGCGCCACCGAGAACGACGGGTCGATCGAGGTCTCGTAGCTGCCGTAGCCGTACAGCACCGTCGGCGCCGGACGGGACGTCCCCTTCCTCGACACGATCGACACCGGCACCCGCGTGCCGTCGTCCGCCACCGCCCACTCGCGGAACTGCTCGTAGTCCTCCGGGTCGTACCCGCCGAGCACCGGGCGCCGCTTCAGCAGGATCAGCTCACGCGAGGCGAGGTCGTAGTCGTACACCGACGGCGGCGTCACCATCGAGGTGTACGCCAGCCGCAGCCTGCGGCTGTGGAACTCGGGGTTCCCCGCGGGCTCGGCGGTGTGGATCGGCTCGGGGAAGGGGATCTCGTACGGCTCGCCGTCCTCGGGCAGCACCCGGATGCCCGTGAGGCCGTCCTTGCGGAAGTGCACCACCACGTGGTCGGAGAACGCGTCCACGTCCAGCAACCGGGTGTCCTCCCGGTGCTCGACCAGCGGCGTCCACGTGCCCGGATCGTCGATGGGCGCGGACGCGATCTCGAAGTTGCGGGCATGCCGGTTGTGCAGGATCAGGAAACGGTCGCCCGCGTGGTCGATCGAGTACTCCACACCGGTCTCGCGCGGGCGCACCACCGCGAACTCGCCGGTGGGGTAGTCGGCGTCGAGGACCCGCACCTCACTGGTGATCTTGCTGCCCGCGCTCAGCACGATGTAGCGCTCGCTGCGCGTGAGGCCGACGCCGATCCAGAACCGCTCGTCCGGCTCCTCGTAGACCAGCACGTCCTCCTCGGCCGCCGTCCCGATGATGTGGCGGAACAGGCGGTACGGACGCCAGGCGTCGTCCACGATCGTGTAGAAGAACGCCGAGCCGTCGGCGGACCAGGAGCCGCCGTAGAAGATGTTCGGGATCTCGTCGAGGAGCGCCTCCCCGGTGTCCAGCCGCTTGAACCGCAGCGTGAAGCGCTCGTTGCCGTTGAAGTCCGTCGAGTAGGCCAGCACGGCGCCGTCCGGGCTGACCGCCGAGGTGCCCATCGCGAAGAACGGGCTGTCGCCGGCCAGCTCGTTGCCGTCCAGCAGGACCTCCTCGCCGGCGAGCGGCTCGCCGGCCTTGAGCTCCGGCGGGGTGTCCCCGGTGGCCCGCACACGGCACTGAATGCCGTACTGCTTGCCCTCCTCGGTCCGCGAGTAGTACCACCAGCCGCCCTTGCGGGTCGGGACGGAGAGGTCGGTCTCCAGGGTGCGGCTCTTGATCTCCTGGAAGACGGCTTCCTGCAGGTCCTTGAGATGCCCGGTCTGGTCCTGGGTGAAGGCGTTCTCGGCCTCCAGGTAGGCGACCGTGTCGGGATCTTCCTTGTCCGCCAGCCATGCGTAGTCGTCGATCACGGTGTCGCCGTGATGGGTCCGCTCGGCCGGAACCTTCTTCGCCACGGGAGGCGTGTCGCTGCTCACGTGGCCGAGTCTAGGCCGCGCCCCCGTTCCCAACTGGCCTGACGTGGATCGCGGTGCCGCCGGGCCTCCGAAGGTGCCCCCGGCGACGGAAAAGCATTCGTGGGGCGGGTGTTGCCGAGTGTGCGTCGGCGCTCTCAGCGACTGCTAATCTTTTGTTGTCGGCATCGCCCGGACACAAACCCCGCTCACCGCTCCTGGTGGAGTGTTGCGCGGGTTGGGGTCAGGTGTGGTGCCGGTACTCCTCGTTAAAAGATCTACCTGGTCTCGTTTGCCTAGTGCGGTGAGGTTGGGTAAGTTAGAGGGGTTGCCCTGGAGACGGGGTGTGGGTCTTGGCGCTGGTCAAGCGCTTGGCTGCTGGTGCGGGTGCCGGTAACGGCCCGGTTTGCCGGTGGTCAGGTTGGTTGATAGCGTCGGGATCACCGCAAAACGAGATGGAAGCCCCGGAGTTCGGGTCCTGGTCGCAGGGTTCGGGTGATGGTGTACGCGTCCGTTTCTTGAGAACTCAACAGTGTGTTAAAAGCCAGTGCATGAATCATGCATGATCCTCCGTCTGCCATGCCCGGTTGGGTGTGGTGGTGGATGGTTCCTTTGGTTGACGCCTGCCTTGTGTGGTGGGTGTCTGCCGGGATTTTTTCCAGACATTGTTTGGAGAGTTTGATCCTGGCTCAGGACGAACGCTGGCGGCGTGCTTAACACATGCAAGTCGAGCGGAAAGGCCCTTCGGGGTACTCGAGCGGCGAACGGGTGAGTAACACGTGAGTAACCTGCCCTCAACTTCGGGATAAGCCTGGGAAACCGGGTCTAATACCGGATAGGACCTGGTCTGGCATCGGACTTCAGGTGGAAAGTTTTTTCGGTTGGGGATGGGCTCGCGGCCTATCAGCTTGTTGGTGGGGTAGTGGCCTACCAAGGCGACGACGGGTAGCCGGCCTGAGAGGGCGACCGGCCACACTGGGACTGAGACACGGCCCAGACTCCTACGGGAGGCAGCAGTGGGGAATATTGCGCAATGGGCGGAAGCCTGACGCAGCGACGCCGCGTGGGGGATGACGGCCTTCGGGTTGTAAACCTCTTTCAGCAGGGACGAAGTTGACGTGTACCTGCACAAGAAGCGCCGGCTAACTACGTGCCAGCAGCCGCGGTAATACGTAGGGCGCGAGCGTTGTCCGGAATTATTGGGCGTAAAGAGCTCGTAGGTGGCTTGTCGCGTCTGCCGTGAAAGCCCATGGCTTAACTGTGGGTCTGCGGTGGATACGGGCTGGCTAGAGGTAGGTAGGGGCAAGCGGAATTCCTGGTGTAGCGGTGAAATGCGCAGATATCAGGAGGAACACCGGTGGCGAAGGCGGCTTGCTGGGCCTTACCTGACGCTGAGGAGCGAAAGCGTGGGGAGCGAACAGGATTAGATACCCTGGTAGTCCACGCTGTAAACGTTGGGCGCTAGGTGTGGGGTCCTTCCACGGGTCCCGTGCCGTAGCTAACGCATTAAGCGCCCCGCCTGGGGAGTACGGCCGCAAGGCTAAAACTCAAAGGAATTGACGGGGGCCCGCACAAGCGGCGGAGCATGTTGCTTAATTCGACGCAACGCGAAGAACCTTACCAAGGCTTGACATCGCCTGGAAAGCTCTGGAGACAGGGCCCTCCTTTGGACTGGGTGACAGGTGGTGCATGGCTGTCGTCAGCTCGTGTCGTGAGATGTTGGGTTAAGTCCCGCAACGAGCGCAACCCTTGTTCCATGTTGCCAGCGCGCCCTTCGGGGTGGCGGGGACTCATGGGAGACTGCCGGGGTCAACTCGGAGGAAGGTGGGGATGACGTCAAGTCATCATGCCCCTTATGTCTTGGGCTGCAAACATGCTACAATGGTCGGTACAGAGGGTTGCGAGGCCGTGAGGCGGAGCGAATCCCTAAAAGCCGATCTCAGTTCGGATTGGGGTCTGCAACTCGACCCCATGAAGTCGGAGTCGCTAGTAATCGCAGATCAGCAATGCTGCGGTGAATACGTTCCCGGGCCTTGTACACACCGCCCGTCACGTCACGAAAGTCGGCAACACCCGAAGCCCGTGGCCCAACCCGCAAGGGGGGGAGCGGTCGAAGGTGGGGCTGGCGATTGGGACGAAGTCGTAACAAGGTAGCCGTACCGGAAGGTGCGGCTGGATCACCTCCTTTCTAAGGAGCACCGGCCCGGCTCGATGCGCCCAGCGCATCACCACCGGGTCCATGGCTGCGGTCACAGGCGAACGTCCTGTGCGTGGCCGGCTCATTAGTGGAGCACTGGCTATTCGGTCGGGTCCAGCTGGTCTGGGTCTGCTAGTACTGCCACCCTCTCGCCTGGCGAGGGGAGCTGGTTCAGGAACGCGGGCCTGGCGGGTGGGCCGGGCCGGGCACACTGTTGGGTCCTGAGGAAACGGACCTGCTTGCGGGTGGCTGAGGCCGCTGTGGCGGCCCTTGGGGTCGCGGTAGCGGTCTCGCCGCATGCGAGAGCTGGTTGTTCCTCGTTGTCGGGACCGGTCTTCTGTCATACCGGCTCACGCTTCCGGTGTTGAGCTCTGCTCCTTCTGTTGTGGGGGGTTGGGCTGCTGGGTGTGGTGGGTGTTTGGTGGCGGGTTGGGCTGGTGGTCTCGTTTGTTGTTTGTGAATTGCATAGTGGACGCGAGCATCTTTGTGGCCAAGTTTTTTAGGGCACACGGTGGATGCCTTGGCATCAGGAGCCGATGAAGGACGTGGGAGGCTGCGTTAAGCCTCGGGGAGTCGCCAACCAGACGTTGATCCGGGGATGTCCGAATGGGGAAACCTGGCACCAGTCATGTGGTGTCGCCGCCGTCTGAATGTATAGGGCGGTTGGTGGTAACGCGGGGAAGTGAAACATCTCAGTACCCGTAGGAAGAGAAAACAAAATGTGATTCCGTGAGTAGTGGTGAGCGAAAGCGGATGAGGCTAAACCATGCGCGTGTGATAGCCGGCAGGTGTTGCGTGTGTGGGGTTGTGGGACCTTCGTGGGAGGGCTGCCGTTCTCCCGAGGAGTGATAAACCGTTGCGATAGCCGAAGCCTCTGGGAAGGGGCGCCGTAGACCGTGAGAGCCGGGTAGGTGAAATCGTGTCGGCTTCTTGAGGGGATCCCAAGTAGCACGGGGCCCGAGAAATCCTGTGTGAATCTGCCAGGACCACCTGGTAAGCCTGAATACTCCCTGATGACCGATAGTGCACGAGTACCGTGAGGGAAAGGTGAAAAGCACCCCGGTGAGGGGTCGTGAAATAGTACCTGAAACCGTGTGCCTACAAGCCGTAGGAGCGTAACCGTCCTTCGGGATGGTTGTGATGTGACTGCGTGCCTTTTGAAGAATGAGCCTGCGAGTCATGGTGTGTGGCGAGGTTAACCCGTGTGGGGGAGCCGTAGCGAAAGCGAGTCTGAATAGGGCGTTTGTAGTCGCATGCTGTGGACCCGAAGCGGAGTGATCTACGCATGGGCAGGTTGAAGCGCGGGTAAGACCGTGTGGAGGACCGAACCCACCAGGGTTGAAAACCTGGGGGATGATCTGTGTGTAGGGGTGAAAGGCCAATCAAACTCCGTGATAGCTGGTTCTCCCCGAAATGCATTTAGGTGCAGCGTTGCGTGTTTCTTGCCGGAGGTAGAGCACTGGATGGCTGATGGGCCTTACCGGGTTACTGACGTCAGCCAAACTCCGAATGCCGGTAAGTGAGAGCGTGGCAGTGAGACTGCGGGGGATAAGCTCCGTGGTCGAGAGGGAAACAGCCCAGACCACCGACTAAGGCCCCTAAGGGTGTGCTAAGTGGGAAAGGATGTGGAGTCGCAGTGACAACCAGGAGGTTGGCTTAGAAGCAGCCACCCTTGAAAGAGTGCGTAATAGCTCACTGGTCAAGTGATTCCGCGCCGACAATGTAGCGGGGCTCAAGTACGCCGCCGAAGTCGTGGCACTCACACGTGTAGCCCGGTGCGGCTTTGTCGCATCCAGGTGTGTGGGTGGGTAGGGGAGCGTCGTGCAGCCGGTGAAGCGGTGGGGTGACCCAATCGTGGAGGCTGTGCGAGTGAGAATGCAGGCATGAGTAGCGAATCAGAAGTGAGAAACTTCTGCGCCGGATGACCAAGGGTTCCTGGGCTAGGTTAATCCGCCCAGGGTAAGTCGGGACCTAAGGCGAGGCCGACAGGCGTAGTCGATGGACAACGGGTTGATATTCCCGTACCCGCGGGCACGCGCCCATATCGAATCCAGTGATACTAAGGGTCCTTAACCCCTCACGCCCTTCGGGGTGTGGGTGAGGGTGAACGCCTGGCCTGATCTGGTAGTAGGTAAGCGATGGGGTGACGCAGGAGGGTAGCCCATCCCAGGCGATGGTTGTTCCTGGGGTAAGCATGTAGGGAGGAGCGTAGGCAAATCCGCGCTCTATTATCCTGAGATGTGATGCCGAGCCGATTGTGGTGAAGTGGGTGATCCCATGCTGCCGAGAAAAGCCTCTAGTGAGTGTGCCGGCGGCCCGTACCCTAAACCGACTCAGGTGGTCAGGTAGAGAATACCGAGGCGATCGGGTGAACTGTGGTTAAGGAACTCGGCAAATTGCCCCCGTAACTTCGGGAGAAGGGGGGCCTTCGCTGGTGATGGACCGTGCGTCCGGAGCTGGTGGGGGTCGCAGTGGCCAGGGGGAAGCGACTGTTTACTAAAAACACAGGTCCGTGCGAAGTCGTAAGACGATGTATACGGACTGACGCCTGCCCGGTGCCGGAACGTTAAGGGGACCGCTTAGCTTGTGGTAACGCAGGCGAAGGTGAGAACTTAAGCGCCGGTAAACGGCGGTGGTAACTATAACCATCCTAAGGTAGCGAAATTCCTTGTCGGGTAAGTTCCGACCTGCACGAATGGCGTAACGACTTCCCCGCTGTCTCAACCGCAGACCCGGCGAAATTGCACTACGAGTAAAGATGCTCGTTACGCGCAGCAGGACGGAAAGACCCCGGGACCTTCACTACAGCTTGACATTGGTGTTTGGGACGGCTTGTGTAGGATAGGTGGGAGACGGTGAAGCTGTCACGCTAGTGGTGGTGGAGTCATTGGTGAAATACCACTCTGGTCGTTTTGGATGTCTAACCCGCGCCCGTGGATCCGGGTGGGGGACAGTGTCTGGTGGGTAGTTTAACTGGGGCGGTTGCCTCCTAAAGGGTAACGGAGGCGCCCAAAGGTTCCCTCAGCCTGGTTGGCAATCAGGTGGCGAGTGTAAGTGCACAAGGGAGCTTGACTGTGAGACCGACGGGTCGAGCAGGAGCGAAAGCTGGGACTAGTGATCCGGCGGTGGCTTGTGGAAGCGCCGTCGCTCAACGGCTAAAAGGTACCCCGGGGATAACAGGCTGATCTTCCCCAAGAGTCCATATCGACGGGATGGTTTGGCACCTCGATGTCGGCTCGTCGCATCCTGGGGCTGGAGTAGGTCCCAAGGGTTGGGCTGTTCGCCCATTAAAGCGGTACGCGAGCTGGGTTTAGAACGTCGCGAGACAGTTCGGTCCCTATCCGCTGCGCGCGCAGGAGACTTGAAGGGGGCTGTCCCTAGTACGAGAGGACCGGGACGGACGAACCTCTGGTGTGCCAGTTGTTCTGCCAAGGGCATGGCTGGTTGGCTACGTTCGGGAGGGATAACCGCTGAAGGCATCTAAGCGGGAAGCCTGCCTTGAGATGAGGTCTCCCACCCCTGTGAGGGGGGTAAGGCTCCCAGGTGACGACTGGGTTGATAGGCCGGGTGTGGAAGCATCGTAAGGTGTGGAGCTGACCGGTACTAATAGGCCGAGGACTTGACCACAAAGCAACAACACCCGCTGCTGTGCGGGTGGTGCTCGCGTCCACTGTGTGATCTCAGAGACATCAAACCTGAGACCCACACCAACCAACAGGCATCGTACAGGTGTGTTGGTGGGTGGTGTGCTCGGTTGGTTGTTTCACGGGGTTACGGCGGTTTTAGCGGAAGGGAAACACCCGGTTACATTCCGAACCCGGAAGTTAAGCTTTCCAGCGCCGATGGTACTGCACCGGGGACGGTGTGGGAGAGTAGGACACCGCCGGACAATCTTTTGTAGTGAATGCAGGGTAGGGCCATCCAGGAGCTTCATGCTCCACGGGGTGGCCCTTCCTGCATTTCCGGGACTTTTTCGCCCGTATACCCGCGTGCCCGGGGGTGTCTCCAGGGCTTTCGTGTGCTCCAGGACTTTTCCATTCGGGCGTCGGTCCCTGTCACGAACTCCGGAACCTCTCCCCTTCGCCGCGTCCGGGACCTCTCCTGCGCCACGCGGGACTTCGTTGAAGGCGCCACGCCGGCGGGACGCAGGCCGGTCAATCCCGGCGCCTACTACGGCGGCCTGCCAACCCGTGCCCGCGACGACCGCCGACCTGTCACGAAAGCGAGAACGCCGAGGCACGCCGCAGAATGGACCTCACCTCCGGCTCGGACAGTGCTTCCCTCGGGCGCTGACACGCGCTTCCTCTCGCGCCGCGTACTGCGGGAGGACCGGCTGGGCGCCGTTGCAGGCGCCGGGCTCCGCCGACCTGCACCCCGCCGAGGCGGCGCTGAAGAGAAGCTCGTATCCGGGGGAAGAGCACGGAGACGTTCGGGGGCATGTGCCAGGGGATGGCAGAGGATGTGCCGCTGCCGCAGCAGTGACTGGGTCGCGGTGGACACTCGCGCGTAGACGATCCGCACCGAAGACTCCTCAAGGAAGGACTGAGCTTCTTCTGCCTGTCGGGAAATCCTGTCGTCAATTCCGGCCCGGAATCACCCGCCCGGCACGGTACTCCATCCCTCAATGTCCGGTTTTTCGGGCGATCGAAAGCTGAGCTGTGTGGGGTGTCGGAAAAGACCGTTTGCCGACAGGGATGCGGCTCACATCCCGGTGCGGTGCACCAAGCCGTCCAAGATGAGGGTCAGGCCGGCCTCGAACGCTGACTCGTAGTCGATCACGGGCATGTCCGCTGGTTGATCTGAGCCGTCGCCGGAGCCGGCGTCCGCCTGTTCCTCCAGGACACTGCCGACCGTGAAACGGCTGGCGGCCAGCATCGCCATCTGGGCGTCCCGCTCAGGCACTCCGGAGGTGATCAGGAAGTCCATCTTGCGGCGGATCCGGTCGAGGTCGTTGGCAGGGGTGCTGCCTGCGTGGAGGCGTGCGCCGTCCCGGCGCATCAGCAGGGTGCGCCGGAAGCTTCGCGTGTTGTCCAGGAACCAGTCGCGCCAGTCGTCGTCGGGCGTCGGCAGCGGGGTGGCCGCATGCGGTGCCATCGCCGCCTCCGCCATGGCGGCGAGGAGGTCCTTCTTGGTGCGGAAGTACCAGTAGAGGGCGGGCTGTTCGACGCCCAGCCGCTTCGCCAGCCGCCGCGTACTGACCGTGTCCAGCCCGACCTCGTCGAGTAGGCCGAGCGCTTCGGAGACGACGATCTCACGGTTCACCTTGGTCACGTTGACAAATTTATCACTGATAAATGATCCTGGAGAGGAATCATTCACTGATAGATTTTTGGGGTGATGGGCATGGCCAACGGATCGGGGGCACGCCCCCTGCGGGTCCTTGTCGCCGGCGGCGGGATAGCGGGCCAGGCGCTGGCTTTCTGGCTCACGCGGGGCGGCCACAGGGTGACCGTCGTCGAACGCTTTCCGGCGCTGCGGGCCACCGGGGCGCAGGTCGATCTCCGGGGACAGGGCATCGAGGCCGTCGAGCGGATGGGGCTTCTTGACGCCGTCCGCGGCAAGCTGGTGGACGAGGCGGGTGTCGCCTTCGTCGACGCGCGCGGCAGGGTCAAGGCGACGATCATGGCCAACACCTCCGGCCGTGGCCGGCAGACCCTCACCTCCGAGTACGAGATCATGCGCGGTGACCTGATACGCATCCTGCACGACGCGTCGAAGGACGACACCGAGTACGTCTTCGGCGTGAGCGTGGACGGCTTCGAGCAGGACGAACAGAAGGTCATCGCGCGCTTCTCCGACGGCTCCTCCGGCGAGTTCGACCTCCTGGTCGGCGCGGACGGGCAGGGATCGCGCATCCGGCAGGCGATCCTCCCTGCGGGCTGCGACCCGTACTGGCGGCTCGGCATCCACATGGCCTACTGGTTCATCCCGCGCATCGCGTCCGACAGCAACATCCGGGACACCTACATGGTCCCGGGTGGCCGTCAGGTCATGCGCCGCAGCCACAACCCGACCGAGACGCAGGTGTACTTCGTGATGCGGGAGGAGTCCGCGGAGGCCTCGGCGATCCACCGGGAATCCGTCGAGCGTCAGCGGAAGTTCTGGGCGAGCAGGTTCCGCGACGCTGGCTGGCAGACCGAGCGCTTCATCGACGGCATGCAGACGAGCCCCTTCTTCTACTCCCAGGAGATCGTCCAGGTTCGCACCGACACCTGGTCCAAGGGCCGCGTGGTCCTGGTCGGCGACGCCGCCCACTGTGCCTCCCCTTACAGCGGCATGGGAACCTCCGGCGGCCTGGTCGGCGCCTACGTCCTAGCCAGCGAGATCAACCGGCACCCGGACGATCTGCCGACCGCACTGGCGAACTACGCCAGCGTGCTGCGGCCCTTCGTCGACGAGATCCAGGGCGAGGTGAATCCGCGCCTCCTGCGCCTGGGCATGCCGATGACCCAGCGTGCGATCGACGTCTTCCAAGCCGCCACCGCGCTGGCCTGCTTCCTGCACGTCCCCGATCTCGCCGCGCGCTTTTCGAAGGAGGACCGCGGCGGCAGCTGGCGGCTTTCCGAGAACCCGGCTCCGATCAGCGGCGTCTGAAAGCGGCCGGACATCAGGGGCTGATGACCGTCGTGACCAAGGCTTGGCCTGTGGCGCTGCTGTGAGACAGGGTGGATCCGGCCAGGACGGCGGCGTGGTCGCGGTGGATGCCCTGGATGACGGAGCAACATGATCAAACGGGGAAACACCCCCTATACCCCGGCGCGCACAATTCGTGACGACCGCGAACCGCAACCGTGATCTAGCTCATCGCTACTTTGGGGCTGGGACCACCTTCGGGAGCGGAGAGCCGTGAAGGCAGCGTCCATTACGGCGGCTCACTCACCTCTGCCGGTACCGGCCACCGACCTCTCACCGTCTTCGAGCCGATGTTCCGGGCCATCTGCCACGACAACGAGAGCGCTGTGGCTCGCCGGGGAAGGGTGCTCGCTTCTGGGGCGGGCTGTGTTGTCGGTGGTGACTGGTAGTTGTGTCCTGTGGTTACTGCGGAAGGGGGCTGGGGTGGAGGGGGCGTGGCTTGGGGTGGCGGGTTGTGACGGAGGTGTGGGGGGTTTTCGGGGGAGTTCTGGGCTTACTTTCCACCGCTGGATGGGGTGCAATTCGGTTGCAAGCGGAGTACAGCTGTTGTGGGGGAGAGTGGTCTTGCTGGGGACGATGGGTCAGATGTGGAGGTGACCGGACCAGATGGTCAGGGCCTGGCCGGCGAGGTGGACGCGGTCGCCGTCGACCGTGGTGTGGACCGTGCCGCCTCGGGCAGAGAGCTGGACACCGGTGAGTGAGGCCGAGCCCAGTTTCTCGGTCCAGTAGGGAGCGAGCATGCAGTGGGCCGAGCCGGTTACCGGGTCTTCGGGGATGCCCGCGGCGGGAGCGAAGAAGCGGGAGACGTAGTCCGCGCCGTGGGAGGAGGTGTCATCCGGGCCATGGGAAGGCGAGAAGCTCGATCCGAGGGATGGCGAGAGGTTCGGACCGTTGGAAGGTCGGTAGTCCGGCCCAAGGGACGGTGACAGGTCCGGGCCGTTGGAAGGTCGGTAGTCCGGCCCAAGGGACGGCGAGAGGTTCGGGGTGGCGCTGGCCGGTTCAGGGGTGGCGTCGCTAGGGAGAAGAGTGGTGTTCGGGTGAGTGGCGGCGCGGGCGGTTACGCAGACGGCGCGGGCCGGGAGGGTGGCCAGCGCGTCGAGGTCGGGGTCCAGTGTGCGGACGGCTTCTTCGGAGTCGAGCACCGCCAGCAGGTCGA containing:
- a CDS encoding S9 family peptidase, producing the protein MSSDTPPVAKKVPAERTHHGDTVIDDYAWLADKEDPDTVAYLEAENAFTQDQTGHLKDLQEAVFQEIKSRTLETDLSVPTRKGGWWYYSRTEEGKQYGIQCRVRATGDTPPELKAGEPLAGEEVLLDGNELAGDSPFFAMGTSAVSPDGAVLAYSTDFNGNERFTLRFKRLDTGEALLDEIPNIFYGGSWSADGSAFFYTIVDDAWRPYRLFRHIIGTAAEEDVLVYEEPDERFWIGVGLTRSERYIVLSAGSKITSEVRVLDADYPTGEFAVVRPRETGVEYSIDHAGDRFLILHNRHARNFEIASAPIDDPGTWTPLVEHREDTRLLDVDAFSDHVVVHFRKDGLTGIRVLPEDGEPYEIPFPEPIHTAEPAGNPEFHSRRLRLAYTSMVTPPSVYDYDLASRELILLKRRPVLGGYDPEDYEQFREWAVADDGTRVPVSIVSRKGTSRPAPTVLYGYGSYETSIDPSFSVARLSLLDRGLVFAVAHVRGGGEMGRRWYEEGRLTNKRNSFGDFVAVARHLKSSGWSSEIVARGGSAGGLLMGAAVNLAPEEFSGVVAEVPFVDALNTILDPSLPLTVIEWDEWGDPLHNPNVYAYMKSYTPYENIVDRTYPPILAITSLNDTRVLYHEPAKWVARLRATAAGGPFLLKTEMGAGHGGRSGRYDAWREEAFTLSWILDRVNAAEAKVDTEEKR
- a CDS encoding TetR/AcrR family transcriptional regulator C-terminal domain-containing protein, which gives rise to MTKVNREIVVSEALGLLDEVGLDTVSTRRLAKRLGVEQPALYWYFRTKKDLLAAMAEAAMAPHAATPLPTPDDDWRDWFLDNTRSFRRTLLMRRDGARLHAGSTPANDLDRIRRKMDFLITSGVPERDAQMAMLAASRFTVGSVLEEQADAGSGDGSDQPADMPVIDYESAFEAGLTLILDGLVHRTGM
- a CDS encoding FAD-dependent monooxygenase, which produces MANGSGARPLRVLVAGGGIAGQALAFWLTRGGHRVTVVERFPALRATGAQVDLRGQGIEAVERMGLLDAVRGKLVDEAGVAFVDARGRVKATIMANTSGRGRQTLTSEYEIMRGDLIRILHDASKDDTEYVFGVSVDGFEQDEQKVIARFSDGSSGEFDLLVGADGQGSRIRQAILPAGCDPYWRLGIHMAYWFIPRIASDSNIRDTYMVPGGRQVMRRSHNPTETQVYFVMREESAEASAIHRESVERQRKFWASRFRDAGWQTERFIDGMQTSPFFYSQEIVQVRTDTWSKGRVVLVGDAAHCASPYSGMGTSGGLVGAYVLASEINRHPDDLPTALANYASVLRPFVDEIQGEVNPRLLRLGMPMTQRAIDVFQAATALACFLHVPDLAARFSKEDRGGSWRLSENPAPISGV
- a CDS encoding PhzF family phenazine biosynthesis protein, with the translated sequence MRIFTVDSFTDRPFKGNPAAVCLLESPRSDEWMQALASEMRHSETAFLLSQGEGRPWSLRWFTPTVEVALCGHATLASAHVLYSTGAASGSIEFSTKSGILTTRQLDHGRISMDFPASPPAEISAPEVLVKALRASPAWVGMGRFDLLAVLDSEEAVRTLDPDLDALATLPARAVCVTARAATHPNTTLLPSDATPEPASATPNLSPSLGPDYRPSNGPDLSPSLGPDYRPSNGPNLSPSLGSSFSPSHGPDDTSSHGADYVSRFFAPAAGIPEDPVTGSAHCMLAPYWTEKLGSASLTGVQLSARGGTVHTTVDGDRVHLAGQALTIWSGHLHI